DNA from Pelagibacterium nitratireducens:
TCGTTTTCAGCCAACGCCGCGTCGGAAAGGTCGGGCCAATCGGCGCCCATGGTGCGATGGAGGAAACCGGCGCGCTCGCGCAGGGTGCGCTGGTCGCGGGTCCAGGGAAGCTTTTCAACGCCGATCTGCGCGATGCCTTTGGCCAGCATGGGCGCGGCGGCGGCGGGATCGTCGATGGCGGCGGAACCATCTTCAAGGCGCAGGGCGCCGAGGCGGCGCTGGCGGCGGGCACGGACGGCGCGGGCTGTGGGATCGAAGGCCAGTTCGGTTGCGGTTTGGATATGGCTTGTGAAGATATCCTCGATGTCGTTTCGATCGATGGCGATGGCGGCGCGGATATGGGCGCTGGCGGCGGCGCCGGTCATTTCGGTTATGACGAGGAATTTTTCGCGCGCCAGGCGCTCGGTCTCATCGATGCGGGCCTGACGGCCATTGGCGAGACGGAAGCGGCCGGGGCCGGTCTGTTGGGCGACGCGGTCGGGATAGGCGCGGGCGAGGTGGCGGGCCAGATCGGCGCCGGAAAGCTGGCTCGCCCCGCCAGCGGCTTTGGACCAGCGGGTGGCGAGCGCTTTGGCTTCAGCAGCGCGTTTGGAATTGTCGCGGCGCAGGCGCTCGAAGCGATCGGCGAGATCTATGGCGTTGCCGCCAAGGCCGGGTTCGCCGGCGAGCACTCCGAGCAGGGCCGCATCCATGGCCGTGCCTTCGGTCGCGGCGCGCACGATCATGTGGCCGAGGCGCGGGTGGAGGGGCAGTTTGGCCAGCAAAGTGCCGTGGGGCGTGATGCGGGCGGCGGCGTCAAGCGCGTCGAGATTTTGCAAAAGATCGACAGCCTCGGACCATGCGGGGGCCGGTGGAGAATCGAGGAAGGCAAGGGTAGTTGGATCGGTGACACCCCAGCTTGCGAGATCGAGAACGAGATCTGTCAGATCGGCCTGCAGGATTTCGGGCGGATCGAAGGGCGGAAGGCTTTGGGTCTGACCCTCGTGCCAGAGCCGGTAGCACACGCCCGGTTCGGTGCGCCCTGCCCGGCCACGGCGCTGATCGGCACTGGCGCGGGAAACGCGGCGGGTTTCGAGCCGGGTCAGGCCGGTGTTGGGCTCATAGACCGGCAGGCGGGAGAGGCCGGAATCGATAACGATCCGCACGCCTTCGATGGTCAGGGAGGTCTGGGCGATGGCGGTGGCAAGCACGATCTTGCGGCGGCCGGGCGCGGCGGGCTGGATGGCGCGATCCTGTTCGGCGGGGGTGAGTTGGCCGTAAAGGGGAGCGATGTCGGTGTCGGGGCCAATGATGGGTGACAGCGCTTCGGCGGTGCGGCGGATTTCGGCCTGGCCGGGAAGGAAAACGAGGATCGAGCCGGTCTCCTCGGCCAGCGCGCGGCGGGTGGCGGCGGCGACCGCGTGTTCGATGCGCGCATTGGCATCGGGGACGATATGGCGGGTATCGACGGGGAAGGCGCGGCCCTGGCTTTCGATGACAGGGGCATCGCCGAGCAGGGTTGCCACCGCCGCGCCATCGAGCGTTGCCGACATGACGAGGATGCGCAAATCCTCGCGCAGGGCCGTGGCATCGAGGGTGAGGGCGAGGCCGAGATCGCCATCGAGGCTGCGTTCGTGAAATTCGTCGAACAGGATGGCAGCGATGCCGGTCAGTTCGGGATCGTCAAGCACCATGGAGGTAAAGACGCCCTCGGTGACCACTTCGATGCGGGTTCTTGCAGAGATTTTCGTATCGAGCCGGACGCGGTAGCCCACGGTTTCACCGACCTGTTCGCCCAGCGTCTGGGCCATGCGGCGCGCGGCGGCGCGGGCGGCAAGGCGGCGCGGTTCGAGCATGACGATCTTGCCCTCGGCGCGCCATGGGGCATTGAGCAGGGCCAAAGGCACGCGGGTCGTCTTGCCCGCGCCGGGTGGGGCGACAAGGACGGCGCGCCCATTGTCCTCAAGCGCGGATGCGAGCGCGGGGAGGACGGTGTCGATGGGCAGAATTGGCTGTGTAGCCAAAGAATGGAACTTCACGAAGCGGTCGCTATTCATCGAGCTTGCTGAGATCAGAAGCAATTTTTTCGACTTGCAGACGCAGAAGCTTATCCTGATGGACCTGCACGCGGGCGTACCATAACCAGAACCCATGAAGCATAAATACGAAGCCGGCAATGGCCATTGCGAACAACGGACCACGAACCATCGCTGTGTTATCCACTCTGGCCCTGCTGAGTGCAGAATCTTCGCTTATGCGGGCTGCGGATTCTCGATGTTGTCGTTCCAACTCTTCAAATTGAGAAAGGCGCAACTGCAAACCTTCAAAATCAACACTATCAAAATCGTTCTCTGCCTCTCGGCTCTCAAGCTGCTCACGAAAGGCCCGAATTTCTTCGGCATCCCTTTCAAGCAGCGTTTCGTATGATGAGATCACAGCCGAAATTCTAGCAACTTCCAGCGCATTCTCTGAAACTCGCAAATACATAAAAATGGAGCTAACAACGACCAACACCAGACCAGCAATTGCCTGAAATTTGTACAGATTGTCTGTGGGTAACGATGGCCACGACAACATGGGCGTCTCCTACTATTTCTGCTGGCTCTCTACCAGCCGCGCGTCAGGGCTTCGGGGACGGAGTAGTGCCTGCCATCAAAGACCAGGCGGTCAGTGGATGCTGAGGTGTCCGTCGCGGTTGCGGCGCACGCTATTGCGCCGCCGTGCGATTGCCAACCGTTAAGCGCGGGGTGCGCGCCATGCTGGAGATCAAACCACTGGCTCTGGGGGTACTGGATCCCGGGTCTTCGCCCGGGATGACGGCGGGTGGGGAGGATGGGCGGATTACCCCGCCATCGCTGTCCCGGAGACCTAGCGGTCTGCCCAGCCACTGGAGGGCGCGGTCGCGTGCATGGGCCCCGGGTCAAGCCCGGGGCAGCGAGGGTGTGGGGGTCAACTCAAGCCACCGTCATCGCCCGCTTGAGGGCGGCCACCAGTTCGACATCGGTGCGCTTCATGCCCGGTGCGACATAGCCCAGATCGGCAGCGCGGCCGGTGGGCGTTTCGATTGGGCGGCTGGCCGAGGCGTGGAGGTCGGTGAGGCCGAGCGCGAGGAAGATTTCGGCGTTGTCGGCGGTGACGCCGGAGCCGGCCATGATGGCGATGCGGCCGGCGGCGTGGGCGATGATGGTGCGCAGGGCGTCGCGCCCGTCGATGGCGCGGGGGGCGCCGCCGGAGGTGAGGATGCGCTTAAACCCCAGGTCGATGGCGGTATCGATGGCGGCGGGGAAATCGGGAGCCAGATCGAAGGCGCGGTGCAAAGTGAGACCAAGGCCGCTGGCGCGGGTGACAAGGCGCTCAAGGATTGCGGTATCGAGCCTGCCATCGGGATGGGTGGCGCCGAGGACGACGCCGGAGAGACCGGCTGAGCGGGCAGCGTCGATATCGGTTTGCATGGTCGCCACATCT
Protein-coding regions in this window:
- the hrpB gene encoding ATP-dependent helicase HrpB; translation: MATQPILPIDTVLPALASALEDNGRAVLVAPPGAGKTTRVPLALLNAPWRAEGKIVMLEPRRLAARAAARRMAQTLGEQVGETVGYRVRLDTKISARTRIEVVTEGVFTSMVLDDPELTGIAAILFDEFHERSLDGDLGLALTLDATALREDLRILVMSATLDGAAVATLLGDAPVIESQGRAFPVDTRHIVPDANARIEHAVAAATRRALAEETGSILVFLPGQAEIRRTAEALSPIIGPDTDIAPLYGQLTPAEQDRAIQPAAPGRRKIVLATAIAQTSLTIEGVRIVIDSGLSRLPVYEPNTGLTRLETRRVSRASADQRRGRAGRTEPGVCYRLWHEGQTQSLPPFDPPEILQADLTDLVLDLASWGVTDPTTLAFLDSPPAPAWSEAVDLLQNLDALDAAARITPHGTLLAKLPLHPRLGHMIVRAATEGTAMDAALLGVLAGEPGLGGNAIDLADRFERLRRDNSKRAAEAKALATRWSKAAGGASQLSGADLARHLARAYPDRVAQQTGPGRFRLANGRQARIDETERLAREKFLVITEMTGAAASAHIRAAIAIDRNDIEDIFTSHIQTATELAFDPTARAVRARRQRRLGALRLEDGSAAIDDPAAAAPMLAKGIAQIGVEKLPWTRDQRTLRERAGFLHRTMGADWPDLSDAALAENDAAWLVPHIAGLSRLDAITPDHLSAALFDLLPWDRRAQMETLLPSHFPVPSGSNIPIDYAAENGPVLAVRVQELFGLDTHPAIANGKVPLLLSLLSPAHRPIQTTRDLPGFWRGSWSDVAKDLKGRYPRHYWPDNPLAAQPTNRAKPKS
- a CDS encoding copper homeostasis protein CutC, which translates into the protein MPEPILEICVDDAAGLAAAISGGADRIELCSSLALGGLTPTPGLMALAATSPIPVYAMIRPRAGDFVFSQEDVATMQTDIDAARSAGLSGVVLGATHPDGRLDTAILERLVTRASGLGLTLHRAFDLAPDFPAAIDTAIDLGFKRILTSGGAPRAIDGRDALRTIIAHAAGRIAIMAGSGVTADNAEIFLALGLTDLHASASRPIETPTGRAADLGYVAPGMKRTDVELVAALKRAMTVA